gtGGCCGTCTAGTGTATCATCTTGGTTTGCCCTACTCTTTTCTAAGTTTTCCGTATGTGGAAGAAGCTATTCAGATCACATACTGTGAATCCAAGTGTGGAAACTGCTCTTAtctggtactttttttttttacaatattctTTTCccattgtgtttgtgtgcatttaaTTGAATAAACAGAAACCTAATCAAGCATGTTTTACCAGAGCGGTTTTAGCTTATATTCTGAACATGATTTTTGAAAAATTTGAAAGGTCCTGGGCTGCTATGGGCTTAATTTGTGGTGGAAACCTGCTATAATGCGTACAGCCGAGGTACTCCCACACCATTGGATTCTAACTTACATATTCCCTACTGCTGAACCATCGTGAAGGCACGTCTTGACAAACTTTGTGCCGGAAAGCACTCTGTGACTCCATCTCTGGAGCTAAGTATGGGAGCCCTCCTGAAACCCATTTGGAAGCTCATTGGAAAGCCAGgataactgaataaataaataaaatgagtggCTTGTAGCCAATGAAATCCTACTCACAGTAGACTCacttaaattaatgaacctaagttagtcctgTCCATTGACTTCAGTTTGTCTACTCATACTAAGGCTAGCATGGGGTACAACCCTTTGACTCTACAGCCATCATGCAAATAGAAAGTCTCATATTCTTAATGCCTCCCGCATGATACCAAAGAACTGAAACATGCATTTTCTTAACGAGTTTCGTGTTGATCGTAGTATCATGAAATTTTACAAGTTGCtatggagagagaaaattgtTAAATGCTTCACCACCATTCAATAGAAGTGCATTAATTTGAAGGTTGTAATTTTACACAGCAGGTATATAAGAATCAGCTAAAATTTTGCACATGTATTTAAAGAGCCACATACCTGTCTACCGAAACAGGGTGCATTTATGTTGCCTGCACTATTTCCTTCCAGACACCAGAGATCGAAGAAATATGCAGGAACATTTCAAAAAAGCCAGATGAAAAGCCAGAAGAGGCAGAACCTCCTCCCTCTCAGCACGACCAGTCATCTCCCCTCGGCCATCAAGGCAAGAAACCCCATCACCATAGACACGGGCATCGGCAGAACAACCGGCGCCATCAAAATAGAGGCGGTCAGGCAGGTAGTGAGGATGTTGTAGAAGCTGCCCCACAGCAACCAGCTGTGGAGGATCCCCCCCAGAGAAAGAGGATTTGACGAAAGGGGAATGGCATATGCCAGAGGCAGTTGAGCTGAAACTGGCAGGAGCTGACAAGGCCCACTACAGGTAACTGATGTTGACATTGTCGGCACTTGCTGTTTGAAGATCTAAGTAGCGTAGCCGCCTGACACTGCCGTGGTGAGCTCCCATCTTCCTGCAGGTGACGTGGGCAGCTGTTGGCAGAGAATGTCACTGAGTCTTGCCAGTGACGACTGCCAATGGCTGCTTGACAGCCAGCAGTAGCAGGTGAGCTTGAAACTTCAGCTGCCTGACAGTGAGTAGGAAGGGCAGAAAACTGAGCCTGAAAAACAAACTAAGCATCTTAAGACACTAGGGAAGTGTCCTCAATATAGAATGTATTCATTGATAATGCAGCCATTGGTAGCATCAGATTTTTCCAAGCTGATTGGAAGCACTTATTGGCAAGAGCCAaagagatttaaaatacattgagTGACTATTACATCAGTGAGCTTCCCATCTGGTACCATTATGTGAATGTCTGAAAGAAAGCAACTTACGCAGCTCAGTCCACGAACCAATTAAGCCAGAGTACTTGGGTTTCATGTTTTGCAACTGTAGTCAACTGCTATTGCTTAATTGGCTTTGTACTGAGTTGTTTTGGTTAGctgatttgcctttaaaaaacaacaatgaaattcTCGTAATGGTACAGATTTTTGTTTTTCGGTGCCCATTTAAAGTGTCTGCTACGTTTAGTTACCTCATCTTTC
This region of Zootoca vivipara chromosome 11, rZooViv1.1, whole genome shotgun sequence genomic DNA includes:
- the SELENOP gene encoding LOW QUALITY PROTEIN: selenoprotein P (The sequence of the model RefSeq protein was modified relative to this genomic sequence to represent the inferred CDS: substituted 3 bases at 3 genomic stop codons), with translation MWVGLGLALALCLLPGGGTEGQGTSSRCREAPEWQIGEEDPMLDSRGTVTVVALLQASUYMCLLQASRLEDLQLKLESDGLVNVSFVVINHQGHHSQLKYNQLREKVSENIPVYQQDAKQPDVWTTLSGKKDDFLIYDRCGRLVYHLGLPYSFLSFPYVEEAIQITYCESKCGNCSYLTPEIEEICRNISKKPDEKPEEAEPPPSQHDQSSPLGHQGKKPHHHRHGHRQNNRRHQNRGGQAGSEDVVEAAPQQPAVEDPPQRKRIXRKGNGICQRQLSXNWQELTRPTTGNXC